Proteins co-encoded in one Candidatus Dormiibacterota bacterium genomic window:
- the ftsW gene encoding putative lipid II flippase FtsW, which produces QRRPSAPVESFRRPFSARSAGAAARATVTSFSQIDGWLLALISGLCAFGLVMVYSASEALGYAWFGNPGYFFQRQFVWLSAGVTLMLAAARIDYHRWARWSRPLGVMVVVLLVLVLVPHIGSERLGARRWFTLGPLSVQPSAVATMVAIVWFGRWLTERGAAVRMTRTARQYAVLLTALLLMVVMERDLGSAVVLAAIGVVLAALGGMRKRHLAQLAGGLLAMGWLAIHLESYRASRLHSFWDPFKDPLNTGFQLVQSLYALGSGGLGGVGLGNSIQKFQWLPEAHTDFIFAIIGEELGLIGCLSVVAAFFLLGWRGVRASMRAPDAFGALLAGGIVAWICIQAFINIAAVTNVLPTTGIPLPFISSGGTSLLMTLVACGVLCNISAQGRAQGESRRAHVDRWRGDGGTPDPRAGRRPDAATLRPRR; this is translated from the coding sequence CAGCGCCGCCCCTCGGCCCCGGTGGAGAGCTTCCGCCGCCCCTTCTCGGCGCGGAGCGCGGGCGCCGCCGCCCGGGCGACGGTGACCTCCTTCTCCCAGATCGACGGCTGGCTGCTCGCGCTCATCTCGGGGCTCTGCGCCTTCGGCCTGGTGATGGTCTACAGCGCCTCGGAGGCGCTCGGCTATGCGTGGTTCGGGAACCCCGGGTACTTCTTCCAGCGCCAGTTCGTCTGGCTCTCCGCCGGGGTGACGCTGATGCTGGCGGCCGCTCGGATCGACTACCACCGCTGGGCGCGGTGGTCGCGGCCGCTGGGGGTGATGGTGGTGGTGCTGCTGGTGCTGGTGCTGGTGCCGCACATCGGGTCCGAGCGGCTGGGCGCGCGGCGCTGGTTCACCCTCGGCCCGCTCTCGGTCCAGCCCTCGGCGGTGGCCACGATGGTCGCGATCGTCTGGTTCGGGCGCTGGCTCACCGAGCGCGGGGCGGCGGTGCGGATGACCCGGACCGCCCGCCAGTACGCGGTGCTGCTCACCGCCCTGCTGCTGATGGTGGTGATGGAGCGCGACCTCGGCAGCGCGGTGGTGCTCGCCGCCATCGGCGTCGTGCTCGCCGCCCTCGGGGGGATGCGCAAGCGCCACCTCGCCCAGCTGGCCGGCGGCCTGCTGGCGATGGGCTGGCTCGCCATCCACCTCGAGTCCTACCGGGCCAGCCGCCTCCACTCCTTCTGGGACCCCTTCAAGGACCCGCTGAACACCGGCTTCCAGCTGGTCCAGTCGCTCTACGCGCTGGGCAGCGGCGGGCTCGGCGGGGTGGGCCTGGGCAACTCCATCCAGAAGTTCCAGTGGCTGCCCGAGGCCCACACCGACTTCATCTTCGCGATCATCGGCGAGGAGCTGGGGCTGATCGGCTGCCTCTCGGTCGTCGCCGCCTTCTTCCTGCTGGGCTGGCGGGGGGTCCGCGCCTCGATGCGCGCCCCCGACGCCTTCGGAGCCCTGCTCGCCGGCGGTATCGTCGCCTGGATCTGCATCCAGGCCTTCATCAACATCGCCGCGGTCACCAACGTCCTGCCCACGACGGGGATCCCGCTGCCCTTCATCAGCAGTGGGGGCACCTCGTTGCTCATGACCCTGGTGGCCTGCGGCGTGCTCTGCAACATCTCGGCCCAGGGCCGGGCACAGGGGGAATCGCGCCGTGCGCACGTTGATCGCTGGCGGGGGGACGGGGGGACACCTGACCCCCGCGCTGGCCGTCGCCCAGACGCTGCGACGCTCCGACCCCGCCGGTGA
- the murG gene encoding undecaprenyldiphospho-muramoylpentapeptide beta-N-acetylglucosaminyltransferase has product MRTLIAGGGTGGHLTPALAVAQTLRRSDPAGEVMLAGRRGGLEERMVAAAGLPLFTLAVRGVDSSRPLSAALALARLLPAVMAARRMLRDFAADVVVGAAGYVCVPVVLAARSLRIPVVLMEQNAVPGRAVRLLAGSARAVAASFAETAERLPRARVVHTGNPVREEVRAAASAPLREACEHLLVMGGSQGAQRINRALGECLVPLLQARPRLRVTHQCGARDAEWAEQLAASLASPLRQRYTVAPFFDDIAERIRDADLVVMRAGGSSLAEVSVLGRPMLLIPYPYARAHQVDNALPYVRGGAARLLRDEECTGERLRAEIEAIAGDPERWREMARASVAAGRPDAAQRVADLLAEVATTR; this is encoded by the coding sequence GTGCGCACGTTGATCGCTGGCGGGGGGACGGGGGGACACCTGACCCCCGCGCTGGCCGTCGCCCAGACGCTGCGACGCTCCGACCCCGCCGGTGAGGTGATGCTCGCCGGCCGGCGCGGCGGCCTCGAGGAGCGGATGGTGGCCGCCGCCGGGCTGCCGCTGTTCACCCTGGCGGTGCGCGGGGTCGACAGCTCGCGTCCGCTCAGCGCCGCCCTGGCGCTGGCTCGGCTGCTGCCCGCGGTGATGGCCGCACGCCGCATGCTCCGCGACTTCGCCGCCGACGTGGTGGTGGGCGCCGCCGGCTACGTCTGCGTCCCGGTGGTGCTGGCGGCGCGCAGCCTCCGCATCCCGGTGGTGCTGATGGAGCAGAACGCGGTGCCCGGCCGCGCCGTGCGCCTGCTCGCCGGCAGCGCCCGTGCCGTCGCCGCCTCCTTCGCGGAGACGGCCGAGCGGCTGCCCCGCGCCCGGGTGGTGCACACCGGCAACCCGGTGCGCGAGGAGGTGCGCGCCGCCGCCTCGGCGCCGCTGCGCGAGGCCTGCGAGCACCTCCTGGTGATGGGCGGCTCGCAGGGGGCTCAGCGCATCAACCGGGCCCTCGGCGAGTGCCTCGTGCCATTGCTCCAGGCCCGTCCCCGGCTGCGGGTCACCCACCAGTGCGGCGCTCGCGATGCCGAGTGGGCGGAGCAGCTCGCCGCCTCGCTGGCCTCGCCGCTGCGCCAGCGCTACACGGTGGCGCCCTTCTTCGACGACATCGCCGAGCGCATCCGCGACGCCGATCTGGTGGTGATGCGCGCCGGCGGCTCCTCGCTCGCCGAGGTGAGCGTGCTCGGCCGCCCGATGCTGCTCATCCCCTATCCGTACGCGCGCGCTCACCAGGTCGACAACGCCCTGCCCTACGTGCGCGGCGGCGCGGCACGCCTGCTCAGAGACGAGGAGTGCACCGGCGAGCGGCTGCGCGCCGAGATCGAGGCGATCGCCGGCGACCCCGAGCGGTGGCGCGAGATGGCGCGGGCGAGCGTCGCCGCGGGCCGTCCCGACGCCGCCCAGCGGGTCGCCGACCTACTCGCGGAGGTGGCCACAACAAGGTGA
- the murC gene encoding UDP-N-acetylmuramate--L-alanine ligase produces the protein MTDQSRHVHFLGICGYAVSGAALLARQLGYAVTGSDEDAYPPTTDTLTAAGIPWTNTHVPENLDRWGTPDLVVVGNQVRPGNVEWEEARRRGLPTTSEAEFYYELTADRVRVAVCGTHGKSTTSSLLAHMLEVAGMSPGFRLGVTSRDFGVSARLGTGRVFVIEGDEYTTAPWDSRPKFLHAHPELACVTRLELDHPDVYASFEAYKAPFLQLVATMPPSGLVALCADDAECLSLASHAGCEVTTYGEAEGADWRIVSEPNIADSGTQRFTVVTGGERIAVELNAPGAHNRQNAVAALVLALRLGAALPACLDACRSFRGAARRYEVVGRPGGVVVVDDYAHHPTEVAATVSAARDTAEGRVIAVYVPHTYSRTLTLLADYATSFAGADEVMIGPIEPARERHLAGTVSSADVAEVACASAPAVSVAGSDEALARVVDSARSGDVLLCMSVRGFDDFARRAVTALEGRRD, from the coding sequence GTGACCGACCAGAGCCGTCACGTGCACTTCCTCGGCATCTGCGGGTACGCGGTGAGCGGCGCGGCGCTGCTCGCCCGCCAGCTCGGCTACGCCGTCACCGGGTCGGACGAGGACGCCTACCCGCCCACCACCGACACCCTCACCGCCGCGGGCATCCCCTGGACCAACACCCACGTGCCCGAGAACCTCGACCGCTGGGGCACCCCCGACCTGGTGGTGGTCGGCAACCAGGTGCGCCCCGGCAACGTGGAGTGGGAGGAGGCGCGCCGCCGCGGCCTGCCCACCACCAGCGAGGCCGAGTTCTACTACGAGCTCACCGCCGACCGGGTCCGGGTGGCGGTCTGCGGCACCCACGGGAAGAGCACCACCTCGTCGCTGCTCGCCCACATGCTCGAGGTGGCGGGGATGTCCCCGGGGTTCCGGCTCGGGGTGACCTCCCGCGACTTCGGGGTGAGCGCACGGCTGGGCACCGGCCGGGTCTTCGTCATCGAGGGCGACGAGTACACCACGGCCCCGTGGGACTCGCGGCCGAAGTTCCTCCACGCCCACCCCGAGCTCGCCTGCGTCACCCGGCTCGAGCTCGACCACCCCGACGTCTACGCCAGCTTCGAGGCCTACAAGGCGCCCTTCCTCCAGCTGGTCGCCACGATGCCGCCCTCGGGACTGGTGGCGCTCTGCGCCGACGACGCCGAGTGCCTCTCGCTCGCCTCCCACGCCGGCTGCGAGGTGACCACCTACGGCGAGGCGGAGGGCGCCGACTGGCGGATCGTGTCGGAGCCGAACATCGCCGACTCCGGCACCCAGCGCTTCACCGTGGTCACCGGCGGCGAGCGGATCGCGGTGGAGCTCAACGCCCCCGGCGCGCACAACCGGCAGAACGCGGTGGCGGCGCTGGTGCTGGCGCTGCGGCTGGGGGCGGCGCTGCCCGCCTGCCTCGACGCCTGCCGCAGCTTCCGCGGCGCTGCCCGGCGCTACGAGGTGGTGGGCCGGCCCGGCGGAGTGGTGGTGGTCGACGACTACGCGCACCATCCCACCGAGGTGGCCGCCACGGTGAGCGCGGCGCGGGACACCGCCGAGGGACGGGTGATCGCCGTCTACGTTCCCCACACCTACTCGCGCACCCTCACCCTGCTCGCCGACTACGCGACCAGCTTCGCCGGCGCCGACGAGGTGATGATCGGGCCGATCGAGCCGGCCCGCGAGCGTCACCTCGCGGGCACGGTGTCGAGCGCCGACGTCGCCGAGGTGGCATGCGCCAGCGCGCCGGCGGTCAGCGTCGCCGGCTCTGACGAGGCGCTGGCGCGGGTGGTGGACAGCGCCCGGTCCGGCGACGTGCTCCTGTGCATGTCGGTGCGCGGCTTCGACGACTTCGCCCGGCGCGCGGTCACCGCCCTCGAGGGCCGCCGTGACTGA
- the murB gene encoding UDP-N-acetylmuramate dehydrogenase, whose translation MTDGGWLASWPGARRDEPLARHTQFGIGGPADWLVTAGDAAGLAELLRRSHATGVPVFLLGAGSNTLVLDGGIRGLVVRLGDQLRRWRALDPTTVELGGGCMMPRAALDLARRGLAGIEFGIGIPGTCGASVRGNAGAFGTEIKDVIVDCEVLDSAGERGTLTAVECGFAYRRSRLVDELSGGVVVSARFRVHADDAAAVRARTDAITAQRKAAQPWGTRSLGSVFKNPPGDHAGRLIEAAGLKGRRVGGAEISVKHANFILNADHARAADVLALADLAHDTVLEQFGVDLEREIVCAGEPGPCSAAVAAR comes from the coding sequence GTGACTGACGGCGGCTGGCTCGCCTCCTGGCCGGGGGCGCGGCGCGACGAGCCGCTCGCCCGCCACACCCAGTTCGGCATCGGCGGCCCCGCCGACTGGCTGGTCACCGCCGGCGACGCCGCCGGCCTCGCCGAGCTGCTGCGGCGCAGCCACGCCACCGGCGTGCCGGTCTTCCTGCTCGGCGCCGGCAGCAACACCCTGGTGCTCGACGGCGGCATCCGCGGGCTGGTGGTGCGCCTCGGCGACCAGCTGCGGCGCTGGCGCGCGCTCGACCCCACCACCGTCGAGCTCGGCGGTGGCTGCATGATGCCCCGCGCCGCGCTCGACCTCGCCCGCCGCGGGCTCGCCGGGATCGAGTTCGGCATCGGCATCCCCGGCACCTGCGGGGCGAGCGTGCGCGGCAACGCCGGGGCGTTCGGCACCGAGATCAAGGACGTGATCGTCGACTGCGAGGTGCTCGACTCCGCCGGCGAGCGCGGCACCCTCACCGCCGTGGAGTGCGGCTTCGCCTACCGGCGCTCGCGCCTCGTCGACGAGCTCTCCGGCGGGGTGGTGGTGAGCGCCCGCTTCCGGGTGCACGCCGACGACGCCGCCGCGGTGCGCGCCCGCACCGACGCCATCACCGCGCAGCGCAAGGCGGCGCAGCCGTGGGGGACGCGCAGCCTCGGCAGCGTCTTCAAGAACCCCCCGGGCGACCACGCCGGCCGGCTGATCGAGGCCGCCGGGCTCAAGGGACGGCGGGTCGGCGGCGCCGAGATCTCCGTCAAGCACGCCAACTTCATCCTCAACGCCGACCACGCCCGCGCCGCCGACGTCCTCGCCCTCGCCGACCTTGCCCACGACACCGTGCTCGAGCAGTTCGGCGTCGACCTCGAGCGCGAGATCGTCTGCGCCGGCGAGCCCGGCCCCTGCTCGGCCGCGGTGGCGGCGCGATGA
- a CDS encoding D-alanine--D-alanine ligase gives MSPRRLAVVCGGASSEAAVSRDSGAQVLAALRAGGHDCTLLECDAELPARLRDGGYEAAFLAVHGRFGEDGAVQGTCELLGIPHTGSGVLASALCFDKATAKRLLVAAGIDTPAWRLVRRDLDTGATAVAMHAAAAELGMPLIVKPNRGGSTIGLTVVQDTAGLNSAWSAAAAHEHVLCERMVSGTEITIGILGADPPEALPTLEIVSHRPLYDYAAKYTAGQSEHIIPARLPEPQRVRAQQAATAAHAALGCEGMSRVDLIVDAAGVPWVLEVNTTPGLTALSLLPDAARAAGIPFESLCERILEDALQRHRPGCPTEVRG, from the coding sequence ATGAGCCCGCGCCGGCTGGCCGTGGTCTGCGGCGGGGCCAGCAGCGAGGCCGCGGTCTCGCGTGACAGCGGCGCCCAGGTGCTCGCCGCGCTGCGCGCCGGCGGCCACGACTGCACGCTGCTGGAGTGCGATGCCGAGCTGCCGGCGCGGCTGCGGGACGGCGGCTACGAGGCGGCGTTCCTCGCGGTGCACGGCCGTTTCGGCGAGGACGGCGCCGTCCAGGGCACCTGCGAGCTGCTCGGCATCCCCCACACCGGGAGCGGGGTGCTCGCGTCGGCACTCTGCTTCGACAAGGCGACGGCGAAGCGGCTGCTCGTCGCCGCCGGCATCGACACCCCGGCATGGCGGCTGGTGCGCCGTGACCTCGACACCGGGGCGACCGCGGTGGCGATGCATGCGGCGGCGGCCGAGCTCGGCATGCCGCTGATCGTGAAGCCCAACCGCGGCGGCTCCACCATCGGGCTCACCGTGGTCCAGGACACAGCTGGCCTGAACTCCGCCTGGTCGGCGGCGGCCGCGCACGAGCACGTGCTCTGCGAGCGGATGGTCAGCGGAACCGAGATCACCATTGGTATCCTGGGCGCCGATCCGCCCGAGGCGCTCCCCACCCTCGAGATCGTCTCCCACCGTCCCCTCTACGACTATGCAGCGAAGTACACCGCGGGTCAGAGCGAGCACATCATCCCGGCGCGTCTCCCCGAGCCGCAGCGGGTGCGCGCCCAGCAGGCCGCGACGGCCGCGCATGCCGCCCTGGGGTGCGAGGGGATGTCCCGTGTCGACCTCATCGTCGACGCCGCCGGGGTGCCCTGGGTGCTGGAGGTGAACACGACCCCCGGGCTCACCGCGCTCTCGCTGCTCCCCGACGCCGCGCGTGCCGCGGGCATCCCCTTCGAGTCGCTCTGCGAGCGCATCCTCGAGGACGCGCTGCAGCGCCACCGGCCCGGCTGTCCCACCGAGGTACGCGGATGA